From Streptomyces sp. NBC_01754, a single genomic window includes:
- a CDS encoding alcohol dehydrogenase catalytic domain-containing protein — protein sequence MKAIVIPEVGGTWAVREVPTPVPGPGELLVRVLASGVCWNDVLAGGGILPFPSTDPAIPGHEPVGEVVEVGPGVTSRSVGDVVGTTWIRGTCGECDYCALGAPLSARAAFLCAAPVSTGFTVQGGQAEYFVVRAEETVRVPAGVTPEQAVPVLCAGYTALSALRAAQALPHERVAVLGIGALGHLAVQYARAAGHDTVAITSSPDKRDIAVELGAGTVVADGAGLFAAGGADVVLATGRSYAAAADAMAGLRPGGRLVLAGIDTAGAFTLPPQLPFFGLGQHIVGATHGGTPILRDALAQVASGAVRPLVEVFEPERIAEAVEKVEKGEVRFRAVVRY from the coding sequence ATGAAGGCGATCGTGATCCCGGAGGTAGGCGGCACCTGGGCGGTCCGTGAGGTCCCCACTCCGGTTCCCGGCCCTGGTGAGTTACTCGTCCGGGTGCTGGCCAGCGGGGTCTGCTGGAACGACGTGCTGGCCGGTGGGGGGATCCTGCCGTTCCCCTCGACCGATCCGGCGATACCCGGCCATGAGCCGGTCGGTGAGGTCGTCGAGGTGGGGCCCGGTGTCACGAGCCGGTCGGTCGGCGACGTCGTCGGTACGACGTGGATCCGCGGCACCTGCGGGGAGTGCGACTACTGTGCGCTCGGCGCCCCGCTGTCCGCGCGGGCCGCTTTCCTCTGCGCGGCGCCGGTCTCCACCGGGTTCACCGTGCAGGGCGGGCAGGCCGAGTACTTCGTCGTGCGGGCCGAGGAGACCGTCCGTGTCCCCGCCGGTGTCACACCGGAGCAGGCCGTGCCGGTGCTGTGCGCCGGCTACACCGCCCTCAGTGCCCTGCGTGCCGCGCAGGCCCTCCCGCACGAACGGGTCGCGGTGCTCGGCATCGGCGCGCTCGGTCACCTGGCGGTGCAGTACGCCCGTGCGGCGGGCCACGACACGGTGGCGATCACCTCGTCCCCGGACAAGCGGGACATCGCGGTGGAGCTCGGCGCGGGCACGGTCGTCGCGGACGGGGCCGGCCTGTTCGCGGCGGGCGGGGCGGACGTCGTGCTGGCCACCGGGCGTTCCTACGCGGCGGCGGCCGACGCGATGGCCGGTCTGCGTCCCGGGGGGCGGCTGGTGCTCGCCGGTATCGACACCGCCGGCGCCTTCACCCTCCCGCCGCAGCTGCCGTTCTTCGGCCTGGGGCAGCACATCGTCGGCGCGACGCACGGCGGGACGCCGATCCTGCGGGACGCGCTCGCGCAGGTCGCCTCCGGTGCGGTGCGGCCGCTCGTCGAGGTCTTCGAGCCGGAGCGGATCGCCGAGGCGGTGGAAAAGGTGGAGAAGGGCGAGGTCCGCTTCCGCGCGG
- a CDS encoding nucleotide sugar dehydrogenase produces the protein MRFLPESGRPTVAVIGFGYVGSCIAATLADRGLDVVAVDADARLVDELAHGRFRLEEPGLAEKVFAGLASGRLRVTADMAAAAAADVILITVGTPVRDDGSLAGGQLRGACLALAGHLRAGQLVVLKSTVPPGTTRETVLPLLESGGLTGGTDFGLAFTPERLAEGTALRELLTFPIVAGGYEQDSVRAVTAFWRRTLGVEVIPCDSLEAAEIVKLASNWWIDVNIAVANELAKFCALYGVDVLDVTAAANTIQKGTGSINILRPGVGVGGSCLTKDPWMVWNTARRLGVDIRTASTGREVNAGMPQYTAGLVTDELGARGKDPAHATVAVLGLAFKNDTGDLRATPVLDTVRALTRAGVTVRLHDPLVDAQEAEAMFGTALCATVEEAVLGADCVAVLAPHRDFAGIDYAALPVAENCVLLDGRAYFPKERIAEFTAAGYVYRGVGRGPAVGGAPGEVLTRTAEAVR, from the coding sequence ATGCGATTCCTGCCTGAGAGCGGGCGACCCACGGTTGCCGTGATCGGCTTCGGATACGTCGGCTCGTGCATCGCGGCGACACTGGCCGACCGGGGGCTCGACGTCGTCGCGGTGGACGCCGATGCCCGGCTCGTGGACGAACTCGCGCACGGGCGCTTCCGGCTCGAGGAGCCCGGGCTCGCCGAGAAGGTCTTCGCCGGCCTGGCGTCGGGCCGGCTGCGGGTCACCGCGGACATGGCGGCGGCCGCGGCCGCCGACGTCATTTTGATCACCGTGGGCACCCCGGTCCGCGACGACGGTTCGCTGGCCGGCGGACAACTGCGCGGCGCGTGCCTCGCGCTGGCCGGGCACCTGCGGGCCGGGCAGCTCGTGGTGCTCAAGAGCACGGTGCCGCCGGGCACGACCCGGGAGACCGTGCTGCCGCTGTTGGAGAGCGGGGGGCTCACCGGTGGGACCGACTTCGGGCTGGCGTTCACCCCGGAGCGGCTCGCGGAGGGCACGGCGCTGCGCGAACTGCTCACCTTCCCGATCGTCGCGGGCGGGTACGAGCAGGACAGCGTCCGCGCCGTCACGGCGTTCTGGCGGCGGACGCTGGGGGTCGAGGTGATCCCGTGCGACTCGCTGGAGGCGGCCGAGATCGTCAAGCTCGCCAGCAACTGGTGGATCGATGTGAACATCGCGGTGGCCAACGAGCTCGCCAAGTTCTGTGCGCTGTACGGGGTGGACGTGCTCGACGTGACCGCCGCGGCGAACACGATCCAGAAGGGCACCGGGAGCATCAACATCCTGCGGCCCGGTGTCGGGGTCGGCGGATCGTGTCTGACGAAGGACCCGTGGATGGTGTGGAACACCGCGCGGCGCCTCGGCGTGGACATCCGCACGGCCAGTACCGGCCGGGAGGTCAACGCCGGTATGCCGCAGTACACCGCGGGCCTGGTGACCGACGAGCTGGGTGCGCGGGGCAAGGACCCGGCGCACGCGACGGTCGCCGTGCTCGGTCTCGCGTTCAAGAACGACACCGGCGACCTGCGGGCGACCCCGGTGCTCGACACGGTCCGGGCGCTCACCCGTGCGGGCGTGACCGTCCGGCTGCACGACCCGCTCGTCGACGCGCAGGAGGCGGAGGCGATGTTCGGGACCGCGCTCTGCGCCACCGTCGAGGAGGCGGTCCTGGGCGCCGACTGCGTCGCGGTACTCGCGCCGCACCGGGATTTCGCCGGCATCGACTACGCGGCGCTGCCGGTCGCAGAGAACTGTGTGCTGCTCGACGGCCGCGCGTACTTCCCGAAGGAGCGGATCGCGGAGTTCACCGCGGCCGGGTACGTCTACCGCGGTGTCGGACGCGGCCCCGCCGTGGGTGGCGCACCGGGCGAGGTCCTCACCCGCACGGCGGAGGCGGTCCGATGA
- a CDS encoding dihydrofolate reductase family protein: protein MTEQTTGRRVVTNMSLSLDGRYAGPRGPQDMDWVMPYAVTDVARDHLTSLWRPATTALLGRVNAEAFLRIWPPVIGAEGADPRDEGFAKWLLDTDKVVLSSTLATAPWERTTVLDEPAAEVVAGLKEAEGGDILVLSSASVVKALLAADRTDRLTLTVFPVFLGGGPRLFDDGLPAGKWTLVSQAAGEHGTLALVYDRVR from the coding sequence GTGACAGAGCAGACCACCGGCCGCAGGGTCGTCACCAACATGAGCCTCTCCCTCGACGGCCGCTACGCCGGCCCGCGCGGCCCCCAGGACATGGACTGGGTGATGCCGTACGCCGTCACCGACGTCGCACGCGACCACCTGACCAGCCTCTGGCGGCCGGCGACGACAGCCCTGCTCGGGCGGGTCAACGCCGAGGCGTTCCTCCGTATCTGGCCCCCCGTCATCGGCGCGGAGGGAGCCGACCCGCGCGACGAGGGCTTCGCGAAATGGCTCCTCGACACCGACAAGGTCGTCCTCTCCTCCACCCTCGCCACCGCACCGTGGGAGCGGACGACCGTCCTCGACGAGCCGGCCGCCGAGGTGGTCGCCGGCCTCAAGGAGGCCGAAGGCGGCGACATCCTCGTCCTCTCCAGCGCGAGCGTCGTCAAGGCGCTCCTGGCGGCCGACAGGACCGACCGGCTGACACTCACGGTCTTCCCGGTCTTCCTCGGCGGCGGGCCGCGCCTCTTCGACGACGGCCTGCCCGCAGGGAAGTGGACGCTCGTCAGCCAGGCCGCGGGCGAACACGGCACGCTGGCTCTCGTCTACGACCGGGTGCGCTGA
- a CDS encoding NAD-dependent epimerase/dehydratase family protein, producing the protein MSGHTPRRVLVTGGSGFLGHHLVERLRDRGDEVTVFDVSAPRRAACAGVRFVEGDLRDEAALEGAGRGAEVVYHLAAVVGVDQYLARPLDVVDINFSGTRNVLGVAARAGAKVVLASTSEVFGKNPAVPWREDGDRVLGPTTSDRWSYSSSKALAEHLTFAFARRHGLDATVVRYFNVYGPRQRPAYVVSRSVHRALNGRPLVVYDGGRQTRCFTFVDDAVTGTIRAADEPAASGEVFNIGSMAETSVGTVVGLVAELTGTTSVVDVDTTAALGESYEDLGRRVPDNAKAARVLGWRPETSLRDGLVRTIEWARASDWWLALPDSGAG; encoded by the coding sequence ATGAGCGGGCACACGCCACGGCGTGTCCTCGTCACCGGCGGCTCCGGTTTCCTCGGCCATCACCTGGTGGAGCGGCTGCGTGACCGGGGCGACGAGGTGACCGTGTTCGACGTGAGCGCCCCGCGCCGGGCCGCGTGCGCCGGGGTGCGGTTCGTCGAGGGCGATCTGCGTGACGAGGCCGCGCTCGAAGGGGCCGGTCGCGGTGCGGAGGTGGTCTACCACCTGGCCGCGGTGGTCGGTGTCGACCAGTATCTCGCCCGCCCGCTCGACGTCGTCGACATCAACTTCTCCGGTACCCGCAACGTCCTCGGCGTCGCCGCCCGGGCGGGCGCGAAGGTCGTACTCGCCTCCACCAGTGAGGTGTTCGGCAAGAATCCGGCGGTGCCGTGGCGGGAGGACGGTGACCGGGTCCTCGGGCCGACCACGTCGGACCGGTGGTCCTACTCGTCGAGCAAGGCGCTGGCCGAACACCTCACGTTCGCCTTCGCGCGCCGGCACGGCCTCGACGCGACGGTCGTGCGGTACTTCAACGTCTACGGGCCGCGTCAGCGTCCGGCGTACGTCGTGAGCCGCTCGGTGCACCGTGCTCTCAACGGCCGGCCGCTGGTGGTGTACGACGGGGGCCGGCAGACCCGCTGTTTCACGTTCGTCGACGACGCGGTGACCGGCACGATCCGTGCGGCGGACGAACCGGCCGCGTCCGGTGAGGTGTTCAACATCGGCAGCATGGCCGAGACGTCCGTGGGCACGGTGGTCGGCCTCGTCGCCGAGCTCACCGGCACGACGTCCGTCGTGGACGTCGACACCACCGCCGCGCTCGGGGAGTCCTACGAGGATCTCGGGCGCCGTGTACCGGACAACGCCAAGGCGGCCCGGGTCCTGGGCTGGCGGCCGGAGACGTCTCTGCGGGACGGGCTGGTCAGGACGATCGAGTGGGCGCGGGCCAGCGACTGGTGGCTGGCCCTGCCCGACAGCGGGGCGGGGTGA